In a genomic window of Canis lupus familiaris isolate Mischka breed German Shepherd chromosome 13, alternate assembly UU_Cfam_GSD_1.0, whole genome shotgun sequence:
- the SHISA3 gene encoding protein shisa-3 homolog gives MRPLLALWLVLGALRRSPAAAQQAGEYCHGWVDAHGGDHEGFQCPEDFDTPDATICCGSCALRYCCAAADARLEQGGCTNDRGGREPPGVTAQPVYVPFLIVGSIFVAFIILGSLVAVYCCTCLRPKEPSQQPIRFSLRSYQTEALPMILPSAGLRAPSRQSSTATSSSSTGGSIRRFSFARAEPGCLVPSPPPPYTTGHPIHLAQPSGFLVSPQYFAYPLQQEPPLPGKSCPDFSPS, from the exons atGAGGCCGCTGCTGGCGCTCTGGCTCGTCCTGGGCGCGCTGCGCCGGAGCCCCGCGGCCGCCCAGCAGGCGGGGGAGTACTGCCACGGCTGGGTGGACGCGCACGGCGGCGACCACGAGGGCTTCCAGTGCCCCGAGGACTTCGACACGCCGGACGCCACCATCTGCTGCGGCTCCTGCGCGCTGCGCTACTGCTGCGCCGCGGCCGACGCCAGGCTGGAGCAGGGCGGCTGCACCAACGACCGCGGCGGGCGCGAGCCCCCGGGCGTCACCGCGC AGCCCGTGTACGTGCCCTTCCTCATCGTTGGCTCCATCTTCGTGGCCTTCATCATCCTGGGCTCCTTGGTGGCGGTCTACTGCTGCACCTGCCTGAGGCCCAAGGAGCCGTCCCAGCAGCCCATCCGCTTCTCGCTACGCAGCTATCAGACGGAGGCCCTGCCCATGATCCTGCCCTCCGCCGGCCTGCGCGCGCCGTCCCGCCAGTCCAGCACGGCCACCAGCTCCAGCTCCACCGGGGGCTCCATTCGCAGGTTCTCCTTCGCCCGAGCGGAGCCCGGCTGCCTggtgccctccccgcccccaccctacACCACAGGCCACCCCATCCACCTGGCGCAGCCGTCGGGGTTCCTGGTGTCGCCCCAGTACTTCGCTTACCCGCTCCAGCAGGAGCCCCCGCTGCCCGGGAAGAGCTGCCCGGACTTCAGTCCCAGCTGA